Genomic DNA from Bacteroides zhangwenhongii:
GATATTTAGACATCTTACGATCGGTAACTCTCATTAATGTTGCAAACGTCCACCCATGATGAGATACCCTGTTTCCTTTATAACCTCCCAAAACTGGTTGAAAACTACCGACAAATGATTTATACTCATCATCAAAATAGTCATTCATAGCCTCATACAAATCAGTAGGAGCATCTTTACTCCTTACCTTATCTGTTGTAAAAGTCCAATGTGGCCATTCTGTGCGATTTAACTCATAATAAAGTAAGTAATCCAATGCCTTTTTTAATGATTTTTCTCCTGACTGCCATGTAAACAAATTCGTTTCAATCGTATTATATGCTAATTGAGCAGACAATGTTATGGGCGTCAGCGCATAATAAGTATACCATAACCCATTAGCTTCTCTTCTTGTTTCATTAGGCATTGCTCCATCAGCCGATATACATTTAGGAAGACGTGCCGGTATTCTATCCAGTTCTTCCTTAACTTTATCGTTCAATTCTAAAATATGATAAGCCATAGCAGTGGCAAAAAGTCCCCAATCTCCCCAATTATTAGATTTGGTTCTGATTAATCGGAATGATTGTGGCAAAGCCACAGATTGTATCCACGTTTTGAAGGCTGTTTTTTCTGTAACAGCCCAAATATCTTGTCCCAGCAACAAATCTGCCGCAATCATCATCTGTGAAATCAAGTTTGCAGCAGTGAGTACCGTCCCTGTATCATTGCCATCTTTATCATTCTCTGTTATAGTTTTATTTATCGCAGCCCATGCATTCAAAAAGTAAATAGCTTTATTTCCATATTTCTTATCACCGTTCAATGCATATGCTAAAGCATTGGCATATGCCGCATGGCTATCAAGAGCCAAACCTTGCTTAGCATCAATATTCTCATCCTGTCCACCATAAAAAGCAGGAGTATGAAAATCTTCCACAGCCTCATGTTCTCTATCCTGATAAAAATCAGCTAACTCGATAAGTTTATTATAAGCGCTTTTCCAAGGTTCTTCTTTTTTATTGATTTTTCCGGCAACAAATTCAATCTGAGCCTGTGTATGGAATCTAGGAAATTGCGTACTTTGAGAAATTGGTATAATTAAGTCATTTTCACCCGGTTCCTCAGGCTCCTCCGGTTCCTCAGGTTTGGGTTCTTCAGCATTTGCATACTCTTCTATCACAGGAACTTTAAATTCAGCACAAGATTCAAAACTAAACGTTAACACTACGATGAGTAGTAGATTTATATAAAAATGTATTGTTTTCATATACAGTATTATTTATAAGTTAAAAATGTAGTTGCTTTACAGCTTTTATTCACAGAAAAACGTATCCACCTTGCCTGGAAGCTATCTGGAAATTTAAAATTAAACGATTTGCCTGCTTCCACCTTTATCTTTTTGTAAGTTATCCATTCTCCATGTCCGATAGGATTTACTTCTAAGGTAAATGTCACATCCGAATTGTGATTATGAGAAAGAACCAATTCTTTTTTATCATAGAAGCCTATTAAATAAGGATCAGAATATTCGTCTGCACTAACTTGTGCATTTTTCCATGGACCGCCATGTCCAACAGGCTTTCCAAGTGTCCAAAGATCATCTATCGTTCCGGCCCATAGCATTGCCTTGCCATCCGATGAACATATGACATGGGGATTGTTTTGAACCTCATATGGATTCAATCCACTCATAACCAGTAATCCCCTGTATGATGCATAGTCATGAATACGAAAATTGTGAGAAGATATCGGACGTATCTTAGCAAATCCATCTGCATTCTCTGCCGGTAATTCAAAGAAGGTCCCCATACAGTTAAAAAGATCACGTTCGGTGGCTACCTCACGACAAATGCGCAAAGTTCCGGCATCAGTCAGTGGCTTATAAGCTTCATTGCCTAAAGGCAGACGCCAACGACGATTATTGTCATCAACAATGAGCACAGAGGATTCTTCGATTGAAATCACATTCTGAGGTATGGCAAAACGGGTACGGATAAAGTTTTCGGTTTTCACATCCACTTTTTTCTCTAAACTCATATTACCATCCAATTCGTAATATCCCGATTCTACAAATTTATCTCCATGAAATGTTCCGGCCAACACACCTAATACCCGACGATTATCTCCCAAACCGTACAAAAGAGCTCCAGCAGATGTATTATCATTTATTACTGAAATTCCCTCAAAGCTATCATTATTCTCCATACTACGTTCATTCCCCGTATATGCAAATTCTAAGCTCAATATTACAGATTTATCAGGGGTGGCACGTATCCACTCTCCCTTTTCCGAGTCTGTAAACTCTACAAAAACAGACTGTCCGGCAGGTACATTAACCGTCTTCAGTTTCTGCCATTGATTATTACCTTTTTCATCTACTTCCAATAATATATTTACAGAAACTTTTCCCGAGTTTCGGAGCCATGCACATCTTTTCTCCCAACCTGCAAATAGAAAAGGCTCTGAAACTTCACCACTCTTCACCAAATCATCAATCCATACTGCGCCTATTGCAGTTGTACTACCCAGTTTATCAGGTTTATCGACATCAGTAAACCAAAGATTAGAATTTGATTGTCCGGGACCTTCAATATCTCCCTTCACCGTACGCTTATTTAGAAATTCCTTATGAGCAGAGTCATCACAACCAAAAACAAGTTTATCATTCCAACGTGTAAAATCTCCGATAACCTTCAAATAAGCCGACCGAGGACGTATACCTACCGTTTGATCCGCAGAAAATGTTTTTGGGAATCGCCAAAACATTCCATGCATAGTCATCAAATAGTCAGGATTATCATTTGTCCCTACATTTCTTATTCTTGGCCATTCAGTATTCCAGCCATGCGCACCATCATAACTATTGCTTGCTTTTGGCAAACGGTAAAATGCCCATGTACCTTTATCTCTCACCCCAACCAATATGGAGCGGGAATCCCAGCCTGTCACCCAAATCGGATCTGCTTCCGGATTTGCACTACCATAAATACCTCCGGGGCCACTAACTTCAGTAAACTGATTACGACGAACCAACTTCCAATTCTCCCCATCCCATTCGCATAATCCTCCGGAAGTGAGATTAAAATCGGTTAATGCCCTTTCATCCGCCTCTCCGTTATTTGAATAAACCACTACTCCTTGCCCCGAATAGAACCCCTTTCCATGTGCTCCAGGCAATAATGGATTAGGTTTATTAGCTTTTGTATCATCTTCATGTGCATTCATCACATTTCCATCCACATATAAAGTTTTCACCGCCAAGGTATTTACATCGACTTCATAAAATCCTTCTTCCATTGTAGCAATATACAGTTTATTAGCCGGATCAGACAAATGACGGGCAATTCCCGTATAACGTCCCGGGTATTCAGTGAGAGGAATAACTCTTACATTGCGCTCTTTATCTATGGCATACGGACCTATGAATAACTGATTACTCTCTTTATGAATAAATCTGTTAGCAGGTGTACCACCAATACTTTCCTCCCTCACTATTTGTTGTAAATCAGAAGTAATTTCATACAATTTATCTGAAGAGCCGTAAGGCAAATGAGGTCCATAAGTAATTACCCATAAACGATCTGCCCAGTTTACAACAGCTCCCGTTCCACATTCACCCTCATTATTATAATAGGCTAAGTGAGGATAAATACCACTGAAACTAGAGTGTATCGGTTCATTCTGTTTACTGCTCTGACATCCAGTCAAGAGACAAACTATTAAAAATAAGTAACCTATTCGTTTCATATTATTCATGTAACTTTAGTTGAGAAAAGTATCTTTTCTAAAACAAAGCATCTTTCCCCAAGAATTAGTTTATCTGTTAATAATTAGGATTTTGATTTAAGTTAGAATTTACAAGAAGCTCACTACTAGGGATCGGCCACAAATACTGCCGTTCTTTATTGAAACTTCTTTCCCCCAATATTTTACAATCATTAAGCATTGAAGTATAATCGGGGATACCATTTTCATCAATAGTAGGAGTTCCCGGAAAGGGCCATTTCTTTCTATCTTGATTAACAGCGTCAGGCATACCCAATACAGGTTTAGTCAATGCATCCTCTGCTATTCTCCAACGAATTAGGTCCATATACCTCAAGCCTTCTTTTACGAATTCAACTCTCCGTTCTCTTTTTATTATTGTA
This window encodes:
- a CDS encoding alginate lyase family protein, whose amino-acid sequence is MKTIHFYINLLLIVVLTFSFESCAEFKVPVIEEYANAEEPKPEEPEEPEEPGENDLIIPISQSTQFPRFHTQAQIEFVAGKINKKEEPWKSAYNKLIELADFYQDREHEAVEDFHTPAFYGGQDENIDAKQGLALDSHAAYANALAYALNGDKKYGNKAIYFLNAWAAINKTITENDKDGNDTGTVLTAANLISQMMIAADLLLGQDIWAVTEKTAFKTWIQSVALPQSFRLIRTKSNNWGDWGLFATAMAYHILELNDKVKEELDRIPARLPKCISADGAMPNETRREANGLWYTYYALTPITLSAQLAYNTIETNLFTWQSGEKSLKKALDYLLYYELNRTEWPHWTFTTDKVRSKDAPTDLYEAMNDYFDDEYKSFVGSFQPVLGGYKGNRVSHHGWTFATLMRVTDRKMSKYPNL